From the Nodularia sp. NIES-3585 genome, one window contains:
- the galE gene encoding UDP-glucose 4-epimerase GalE produces MNQKVLVTGGAGYIGSHVVRQLGEAGYDVVVYDNCSTGSPKAILNGELIVGDLKDVECLCEVFSQHQFTAVLHFAASLSVPESVAHPLEYYANNTCNTLNLLRCCHNVGVKQIIFSSTAAVYGQPEKIPVTESSPTEPINPYGRSKLACEWLIRDYAKASDLRYVILRYFNVAGAEPGGRLGQMLKDASHLIRVTCDTALRRRTEVKIFGTDFPTPDGTAIRDYIHVEDLAAAHLDALTYLEQGKESQVLNCGYGKGYSVREVIERVKVISGVDFRVIETERRAGDPACVIAGADKIGELLGWNPKYNDLDQIVSTTLAWEMAQKDLMLN; encoded by the coding sequence ATGAATCAAAAAGTTTTAGTCACTGGTGGCGCTGGATACATTGGCTCTCATGTAGTTCGTCAGTTGGGCGAAGCAGGCTACGATGTTGTGGTGTATGACAATTGTTCTACAGGTTCACCCAAAGCCATACTAAATGGTGAGTTAATTGTTGGTGATTTGAAAGATGTTGAATGTCTGTGTGAGGTATTTTCTCAGCACCAGTTTACGGCAGTGTTACACTTTGCCGCTAGCCTGAGTGTACCGGAATCTGTGGCTCATCCCCTAGAGTATTACGCTAACAATACTTGCAACACGCTGAATTTACTTCGCTGTTGCCACAATGTGGGTGTGAAACAAATTATCTTTTCTAGTACAGCAGCTGTCTATGGACAACCAGAAAAGATTCCTGTGACTGAATCTTCACCAACTGAACCTATTAACCCCTATGGGCGGTCAAAACTTGCTTGTGAATGGCTGATTCGTGATTATGCCAAGGCTTCTGATTTACGTTACGTAATTTTACGTTACTTTAATGTTGCCGGAGCCGAACCTGGTGGGCGATTGGGACAGATGTTAAAGGACGCATCTCATTTAATTCGTGTTACCTGTGACACTGCGCTTCGACGTAGAACAGAAGTAAAAATTTTTGGGACAGATTTTCCGACACCAGATGGAACGGCAATTAGAGACTATATTCATGTTGAAGATTTAGCAGCAGCACATTTAGATGCTTTGACTTATTTAGAGCAAGGTAAGGAAAGCCAAGTTCTCAACTGTGGTTATGGAAAAGGATACAGTGTTCGTGAAGTGATTGAACGGGTTAAGGTAATTTCTGGGGTAGATTTTCGGGTGATTGAAACAGAACGTCGTGCTGGCGATCCGGCTTGTGTGATTGCTGGTGCTGATAAAATTGGCGAGTTACTGGGTTGGAATCCAAAATATAATGATTTAGATCAAATTGTATCCACTACCCTAGCCTGGGAAATGGCTCAGAAAGATTTAATGTTAAATTAA